Genomic segment of Aulosira sp. FACHB-615:
CCAGCAAAGTCAGGCTATATGGGTGTTGAGGGTGAGATTCCAGGCGATCGTAAAGCTGTATTTCAGCCAGAATTTTTAGAAGACTTGGAATACTAAAAACGATAACAGTAACGATATTGAAATAGCCTGTTAAACACTTTAGCTTTCATACGGGCCAAGAAATCTTTCCCCATTAAAATGAATCATGTGATCAGGTTGATCTGCTATCCACACTTCTGTTTCCCAAGAAATCTCAGCTAGATAACGAGTCATTTCTTGGCGACTGGGAAAGGCAGTTACAAACACTAATCCTTTACGGCTAGACTGAAACAGTTGCTTTAATTCATTGCGACGTTTCAAGTTTACTGGGCCATGACTTGTCACAGCCTCTATTAATATCAGCCAGTCTTGTTGTTTATGGTAAACTACAACATCTGGCATTTTACCGTGAGTGTCTATCTCAATTCCCAGTTCTCGGAATTTTTGAGTTTCATTGATAATAAACTTATCTCCAGCATCACCTACATAAATCACAAAACCTCCTGGTGTAAATTTGGGACAGAAACTTTCTAAAATGTCCTTGATTAATATGTTCTGTCCACCTGATGAAAGCTGAATAGCTTGACCATTAGGTAGCGTTACAGGAATTATTGGTCGATTTCGCTTTCTGTCCTGCAATAAATTTGTCACTGAAATAGCATAATTGTGACGAGCTTCTTCCCATTGTTCAGAACCATAGGATTTAATCAGCGACAATGCCTGTTGATGAAGTTGATAACACCATTTTGGGCTGTTAATTGGTCGCTCCGGTTGATCAGAATTCTCCACAACTATCCTCATCTGCACAAACTGGTGCATTGTCTGTCGTCGCACTGTTTCGCGTGTATTCGGTGCATATTGTTTACCGTAGTGATCACGAAACCAATCCATCATTTCTGTGATTCTGCGTCTTGGTGCTGTGGCTTGATACCAAGGTGTTTCCGGGCGAATGTCTGCTAAAGCTAGTAAACACAATGCAGATCGTTCATTCTGTTGAGCTTTAGGAGCAGAAATAGCTTTGAGAATTGCTAACGCCTCCTCAATTCGTTTACTCGCCTGAATTGCATTTATAGCTTCGCTCATAATCGACAAAGTTTGATGTACAACTTGATCAAGTTGCTCCTGATCTAAGTGAGAATCACCAATTTGGCTTCCTAATCGAATTAAATCATCTTTGCTGGGGTATTTAAGTTGACGCAAATCTGTGGCGTTAACTTGTGTGTGTCCACTAAATTGGCGGAAGTAACTATCTAATAAAGTTGAATTGAGAAATGCTGTTAAACCTCGTGCTAAATCGGGGTTCATTCCTTGGCCTTGAGCATGGTAGTAATTTAAGTGGTTTTCTATACCAATTACAGGGGAATCGCCAGGAGAATACACAGCAGCCACAACACGACGTTTTTCTTCCTTAGCAGAAAACCGCTTGGTGAAAACATACCAACCTGAAGGGACTAACCATTTTGCTGTTTCTGAGTTTTGTGTAATAGCGATCGCTTTACGGGGATTACTAGGAGGAAAACATACTTTCCCTGCCTTGATCGCTTCTGGATAAATCAATGGCACACTGTTATCATCCCAGCAAGTTCTCAACGCTGATTTGAGCCGAAAATCCACAACTGGCCCCGTTGAAACTTCTAAACCAAGGTCATCTAAAGTAGATGAAAATCGATTCATTTGCGCTCTCAAATAATCTTCAAGAGAGTTGGTCACAATATGAATAAAACTTTCAGAATCATGAGGATCAACAACTTGGCTATAAGGAACATATCTTAATTCTGAAAATTCATCTAATTTATTTTCAACATTTTTAGCAATTTCAACGTAATCCGGAAGAATTTTAGTTTTATTTGCATGAAAAATAATATTTTCTTGTAATACCTTATCTTCTATAAAAGCTGCTGAACGACTTTCAAAAATATGAATGTTTGAAATTACCATATTTTGCAGAAAAGCTTGCCGAAAAGGTCTAAAATAAAGACCATTGCAAAAACTCCTAGGTGTAATTGCAACTATTTCTCCATTGTCAGACAAATTTAAAACAGTTAGCCAAACAAATGCGCTATATAAATTTACAGTTTCTATTCCTAATTTTGACAAGATTTTTCTTTCTATTGATTGGCTATTAATTTTTTTATAAGGTGGGTTAAGAATTGCATGGGTAAAGATATTAGATAACTGATTAAAAAGTGGTAAATCTATTTCACTAATATCCTGAATAAAACTTTTTTGATATAAGCAATAATTTGCTGTAATTCCGATTTTTTCTAAAGCGATACAACACTCTGTCAGGCATTGTCTCAAAGCTGGTATAAAAACTGATTCAATTTCATAAGCTGTGAGCAAACAACTTTCGACATTATGAGGATTTGCTAATAGTTGTTCGACAAATGCAGCAGTTAACGCACCAACTCCAGCCCCCGGATCTAAAAGACTAATATGACCAGATAAATTGCTGAATTGTCTCGCCATCAACCGAGCAACTGAGGCGGGAGTAAAAAACTGTCCCAATTCACTGCGCTGCTTTAAATTCAGTTTTGAGGACAAATGAACCCTATTAATATCAGTGGAGTCTGTGAGGAATGTCGTCATTTTGATGTGAAAAAATTAGCCTGCGAACTTCGTCCCACAAATGAAACAACAATCAGTATTTTTTTGACTGGTGATGCACTTTCAGTTAGAAACTCTTTTTGGATAGAGTTATGTCTAACTTTCATCGTTACTCAGTCTTTGCAACAATTCCTCACGCGATAAATTACTCAAAGAAAGAAGTAACTGAGTCCGTTCTGAAACCGGAATTTGGGCAATCTTTCCTACCAAAATAGATAATTCAGCATCTAAAGTACCAAATCGTGCTTCTAGAAGAGAAGCTATCAACGAAAGTTGACCCTCTTGCTTTCCTTCTTGCTTCCAATCTTCCTGTTGTTGTAAATAAGCTGGTGATAAGTTCATAATCACTTCCTGTTCTTCTCTAGTTAAATTATCTCTCAACTCTAAGTTTTTACGCCAGTCTGCTAAAATTTCTAACAAATTCTCTCTAAAAGGGTTCTGTTCTGGCAATTCTGTTAACTCTTCTACTGCTCTTTTTTGTGTTCCTCCTTTCCCCAAAACCCTCAACCATAAGGTATCTGCATTTTCTGGTAATTGATGAATAACAACTATTGCTGTTTTCAGAATATTCGGCAGAAAATAAACACCTTTCACCCAATTTTCTAAAATCTCAGTCGCACCTAATCCGGCAATCATCCGAGATGAAAACGTTGGTGTTAAAATCCATAAAATTGGTAACTCTGATTCAACAATATTTCTGTTTTCTCGTTTCGCTTTCCTGACTACATCACCATGAACAGCATATAATTTTAGTAAACAACTACGAATTTCTATTTCAGATGGTGGATTGCGAAAAGGTTCAAATAAACACTGAGTTGTTGCCATTTTTCCTAATAAACCCAAAGGTAAATTGTTTTTGGGTGGAGGAGAAAACGGCTCAAACCAAACATCAATTTCTTGAACTTCACTTTTAACTTTTTCGCTATTTTTAATCGTTCCTAGACCTGTTAATAACTCTTCTAAATATTCTTTAGCAAATTGGTCATGAACTTGACGAGTCATTTAAGTAAATAATATTTTTATATCAAGTATGTAGTTCTAAAAGCGATCGCGTGGCAACTACAATAAATTCTGGATGTGGGCTTGAAACCCTTGGAAAACATCGTTACTAGGTTCAACCCAATAACGATGTTTCACGAAAATTATCTTAACCTTGTACTACAGCTTCTTTAGCCAAGAACTTCTCTAATTCAGTCAACGCATCAGCATCAACTTTAGTTTGCATCGGACAGAACTTAGGCCCGCACATTGAACAAAACTCAGCAGTTTTATAGATGTCTGCGGGTAAGGTCTCGTCGTGATATTCCTTCGCTCTTTCTGGGTCGAGGGATAATTCAAACTGGCGGTTCCAGTCGAAGTTATAACGAGCTTTGGAGAGTTCGTCGTCTCTGTCTCTTGCACCTGGGCGATGTCTGGCAATATCGGCGGCGTGGGCTGCTATTTTGTAGGCAATTAACCCATTACGAACATCTTCAGCGTTAGGTAGCCCTAAATGTTCTTTGGGTGTAACGTAGCACAACATAGCTGTCCCATACCAACCTGCCATTGCTGCGCCAATAGCAGAGGTGATGTGGTCATAGCCAGGAGCAATATCTGTTACCAAAGGCCCCAACACATAGAATGGTGCTTCGGAACACTCTTCCATTTGCTTGCGGACATTAAATTCAATTTGATCCATTGGGACGTGTCCAGGCCCTTCTACCATCACCTGTACATTGTGTTCCCAGGCTTTGCGCGTTAACTGTCCGAGGGTTTTTAATTCTGCCAATTGTGCAGCGTCGGAAGCATCATGGGTACAGCCAGGGCGCAGAGAATCACCTAAGCTGAAAGAAACATCATATTTCTTGAAAATTTCAATGATGTCGTGGAAGTGGGTGTAAAGCGGGTTTTGTTTGTGGTGATGCAACATCCACCGTGCCAAAATACCACCACCACGAGAAACTATTCCTGTGATGCGGCTTCTGACTAAAGGCAAATGCTCCATTAAGATGCCAGCGTGGATGGTTTGATAGTCTACCCCTTGCTGGGCGTGTTTTTCGATGACGTGGAGGAAGTCGTCGGCGGTGAGGTTTTCAATTCTGCCGTGGACGCTTTCTAATGCTTGGTAGACTGGAACTGTCCCAATAGGAACGGGTGAAGCGTTAATAATCGCGGTACGAATTTCATCTAAGTTACCGCCACCTGTGGATAAGTCCATCACGGTATCAGCGCCATATTTCACCGCCAACTGTAATTTATCTACTTCTTCTTGAAGGTTAGAAGAGTTGGGTGAAGCACCGATATTAGCATTCACTTTGCACTTAGAGGCGATACCAATAGCCATTGGCTCTAGGTTGGTGTGATTAATGTTAGCCGGGATAATCATCCGTCCCCGCGCTACTTCCTCACGAATTAGGTCAGCAGGAAGATTTTCCCGTTGAGCAACGTAGTGCATTTCTTCGGTGATAACACCCTGACGTGCGTAGTGCATTTGAGTTACATTGCTCTGCCCACGCCGCTTGGCAACCCATTCTTTCCGCATGATTGAAATCCTCAATAAACAGCTTCCCTCCGCTGGTATTACCCAGACTCAGGTGTTAAGGGTGTGATCTCAGCCTGAAATCTCAGGCACCCCTAGCATGGATGTAGATTGTACCATTTTGCTTACGGTTGAGGACAAGGAGGTTAACAATTTATGAGGTGTGGGGGAGTGCGATCGCTATTTCTGTTATTACTTTATGAATATGCTGTGGTGTGATTGAGGCGGTATAACTCACTGTTAGATGTTTTGTGAGCCAACAATATTTTTTATCTCACGCAAAGGCAAGGCAGCGCGTTGGGCGGGTTTCCCGACTTGAAGCGACTGCCGCGCAGAGGCGCAAAGAAGAGCGCGGAAGATGTCTATACATTAACAAAAATAGATGGTGTGTAGTACTTTCTAATTAAGTTTCTAGCATTCTCACGACCGTCTCCTGTAAATAAGTTAAATACTACCTTTTCACTCTGAGAGTAAAGTTGCAATAACCCAAAATCTTTAACTCGTGAGTACAAAAAAGGAATACCAGCACGAGTCAACAAAGTCGCTTTTTTTAAATCACGTTCTCTTGCTTCAAGAGAGTCATGATATGAAGACTGAAACTCTACCACTAAACATGGTTTATAGTCTTTATCTGTAATGAGAGCATCTACATTGGAACTAAAGAAGAACCTTCTTAGCTCTAAATCAAGGTAGCCATTCATTTCACAGAATTGGCATAAACTAACTTGCGTATGAATTTTATAATTCTCATCAATGCAAGTTTGTAAAAACTCTAGCATTCTTTCTTCGTAAGTATTTATAAGTCTTTTAATTCTTAAAGACATTAACATTGCTCCATTAAAATTTTTGCAAAGTAACCAATAAATTCTTTTAAAACTTCAGTTGAAGTTATATATACTTGCCAACTGTATGGGAATAACGAGTCATCATTCACCACAACATAAGAATCGCTACTTCCTAAACTGTTGACATCAAACTTTTCTGGGGAATCAATAATATTTTCTACTTTTATTTCAGGAAAATCACTATTTTCTCCAATATCTCCTAGATGATACTCAAGTTCATCACGCTTATTAAGTATCAAAGAACCTGTAGTTTCAGCAATTTCTAAAAGATTTGGATAGCGAGTTTGTATTGATTGCCAAAATATATTTTCTTTACTAGGCAAAATCCAAACTCTACCTAGAGTAGACCAATAAACATCATAGTGAGCATCATTCCCATAAAAATACTCTAGATTTAAAGTATCTCCTTCCAGAATATCCTTCGATATAGCAACACATAAACCCTCTTTACGAGGCGTTATTATCAGTTGATAACGTTTAGCTCCTTTCTTGGGATTTTTAAATTTGTACCCAATATATTGAGATGTTCGATTCTCCTCAAACTTTTCATAGAAACCAAGTTGAGCAAGCATAGTAGTAGCCAAGGATAGTAAGTCCTCGCCACCTTGAATTACTTGGATGTTGGTTGATAGCAAGCGCGGAATGCCATCTTCTACCTCAAACCTTTGGATGACATCGTATATTATTTTTGACATACCTGGTTTTCAAAAATCTTGGGTAAGGTTCCTAGAAATACTTTAACCCCAACTTCTAAAATTTCCAAGCATCTTAGTTAAGATTTTTAGATTTTGTTGTGAAACGCTAATTTTCCCAATGGCTTGTAGCCTTGGGAAACTCAATCTATATGGATGCTGAAAGCGATCGCTCTCTACAATTGATCAGGGTCAATCCCCATTTGACGCAACTTTTCTGCCAAGCGTTCGGCTTTTTGCTGTTCTTGTTGTAACTGTAGTGTTAATTGTTGAGACTTTTCATCACTATTCAACAAAAGATTTCCTTCTGTATCCCACCAGCGCAACCAAGGCGCTGCCATGTTTTTATATTGTCCTTGCCAAATCCCTAATTCCACACCCATCGGTGGAATAGAATAGTGACCTCTTTCATTTGCTGGCAGTAATTGATACTTGCCATCTACTAAGTGATAGACTTCCACCGCAGCTTTGCTAAACTCATAAATCCCGTAAAATGGCACTCTAATTGCCTGCTCATACACCCAAAATTTACCAGTTAGGGGTGTTTTGTCCCGTTCTTCTGAACCATCACCAGAGACAAATTCTAGGACAATTAAGGGTGCGACGTATTCTTGCCACAAGACATAAGAACGGCGAAACTTACCGTTTAACATTGGTGGTACATTTGGTACATAAAACCAATCTGGTGCTTCTGCGCCTTTTTCTGGTGGTTCTGTTAAACGCCAGTAAATACCGCTATCTTGACCAATGGCAAACTGCTGATCAGGATGTAGTTGCTGTAATACGTCTGTGATAGAGTCTGTGAGTAGGAGACTTTGAGGATGTTCTTGAAAGTTTTTCACAAAGGTTCCGTCGGACTCTGGTAATTCAGTATGGTCGGGGAGATGGGTAATGCCTAGTTCAGAAGATTTAGCAAGGGTCATAGAACTTTGGCGTATTTGAGTTGGAAATAATGAAACTGGTGGACTCGCTTACGTAATTATTTTATCTCGCGCATAGACGCAAAGTAATAATATGGAATCCCAAAGTTGTCAGTTATTGGAATTCCAAATTTATTATTGCTACTGAAAGCGATCGCACCTCGCCTTGCTAAACACCAGATATTTTCGGGCGATCGCCTTGTTGAAATCTCATCCAATCTTGTTTTAAAGCTGCTGGAGCCGGATTCTTGGCATCATAGACAACAATCACATTTGTTAGGGGTCTGCCAGCCGGGACTAAAATTTTATTGTTTGCTGCTAAAGCTTTGGAAGCACCACCATCTAAATTCATGGCTTCGTGACAGCCGATTGTTTTCATGGCTTGTGCTGTTTGCTGCAAACTTAAGCTACTGTCAAAATTCACCAAAAATAACTTTTTGCCGTCGGCGGGGAAACCAATGGCTGTACGTGCGCCTTTACCTAAAACATGAGGATCTTTAAATCCTTCTAGTCCTGGGTTGAGCCAAATTTGTCCCTGTCTTAACAATCGGGGGCCGCAGGTAAGAGAAAACCAATGTTGATGCCATTCTGGTTTACCATCCGCCCGTGCAGTAATCATTTCTGGTTGATTGCCAACTCGCAAACCCAAGGTAGTGCCGAAATTTTCCCATTGGCTGTATTTCAAAAATCTACCGCCTGCTACCATATTACCCATCACTGTTTTTTGGGCATTTTTGGCGAAAAAAGTGCCGTTGGCAATCACGGCTGCTCGATAACGAGATACGATTTTGCTAAATTCTTCATCTCCGCTACTTTTCTGCTGTGTATTAGCAAAAGTGGCATTCTTGGCTAAACCAATGGTGATGAAAGTTTGGGGGTCAGTCAGGTCAATAATTGTCTGATAAAAAGAAATGCCGTTTATTTTGGCTTTTTTAATTTGGACGGTTTGAGCAGTCGCAGGTAGATCCCATGTCAATCCTTTGACTAAGGAAGCACCACCCAGGAACAAGAAAGAACGCCTACAAATCTTAGAGTTCAGCATCATCAACTCATCTTTATCTGTTTTTATTAAAATTCCCAAATTTTTGCATAATTTCACTTAATCAACCCTGTTAAGTCTAAATTGAGGCTTCTAGGAGTAGCAAAAATCTGTAATATCTAATGAGCAATAGCTTTCGGTATTTAATCTTTCACAAACCTTATGGTGTTCTCAGTCAATTTACGCAGGAAACACCAAACCATAGTACCCTCAAAGATTATATTGATGTGCCTGATGTCTATCCGGTGGGGCGTTTGGATTGGGATAGTGAGGGGTTATTACTGTTGACAAACGATGGTAAATTGCAACATCGGCTTGCTGATCCGCGTTTTGGCCATCAGCGAACTTACTGGGTACAGGTAGAGCGGATTCCCGATCCAGATGCTATAACCAAATTGCAAAGGGGTGTAGAAATCAAAGATTACCGCACACGACCTGCCCAAGTGAGGCTGTTAACCGTAGATCCACCAGTGGGCGATCGCCACCCACCGATCAGATTTCGCAAAAATGTACCAACGGCTTGGCTAGAAATGACTTTAACAGAGGGCAAAAATCGTCAGGTGCGGCGAATGACGGCGGCTGTAGGTTTTCCCACTTTGCGACTGATTAGGGTAAGCATAGCCCAGCTTAATTTAGACGGACTACAACTCGGTCAGTGGCGCGACTTGAGCGCATCAGAACTTAAATTACTACTGAACAAGTCTTCTGAATCTAAAACTCAAAAGTCTCAATTCTCTTAATTAATAAATAGATGTAAATAAACGTGAGAATTAATCTGTGAATGTCAGCTATTCAAGGAAAGCATTAAAAACTGGGAAAGATATTTTTTGCCTGTAATTGGCTAAATTTTGCCAAAAAAATTATAATGAACTTTTTTCTTCCCTTTCCCTATTAATGAACGTTAGCCTGTGAGTACAAGTTTAGGTCTTATGAGCTTAAATCAGCGATCGCTCTGGCATCAAACACACACACAACAAGATACCTTGTCAGCCTCTCCGGCTCGCTTGGAACTTGTGCCTGAACGCACCTCGGATTTAGAACTGTACACAGCAGATATGCTGCGGCGTACACAAGCAGAACTCCATTGGTATCGCAGTCTGTATGAACATACTCCAGCAATTTACTTGAGTGTAAATGCAGCCGGGATAATTCTTTCTATCAACCAATTCGGCGCTAACTTGCTGGGTTACAAACCAGAAGAATTGATCAAAACCTCTGTATTTAATTTGCTGGAATTATCAGACAGACAAAGATTATCGGAAACATTCATTGAATTGTTCAGTGCTGTTTACCCCAACCATTCGATCAAGGCAGAATATCGCCTCCACTGTCCTGATAGTAAAATTACCCAGGTGAAAACAACTCTCAAAATCTTACCTGATGGTGAATATCCTGAGAAAAGTCCGGTAATTTTGATGGTATGTGAAGAAATTCGCCAACCAGAAGTCAGCCAAGCAACTAACCAAACTGCAAAGCAGGTACAGTTAGCAGAAATGGAAAGTCTGACTCACCTCAAGGAAGAATTTCTCAGCACAGTTTCCCATGAACTCCGCACACCACTGACAAACATGAAAATGGCAATTCAAATGTTAGGAATTGCACTACAGCCAGAACAAAATTTTGTGCAGGAAATGGCTAAACCGCCAGCCGAACGCTCAAAAGCCGCCCGCTATTTTGCCATTTTAGATAACGAGTGCGAACGGGAAATCAACCTGATTAATAACTTTCTGGATTTGCAACGCTTAGATAGCAACGCTCAACCTTGGGTGCTGGAAACTATTCAAGTCCAACAATGGCTGCGGCGAGTTGTAGAGCTATTTCATGCCCGTAACCGAGGTATCTGCAAGCAAAAAATCCACCTACGTATAGCTCCGCATCTACCGCCATTGGTTTGTGATCCTTTTAGCCTAGAACGCATCTTTATCGAACTGCTGACCAACGCCTGTAAATTCAGCCCTCCAGAGGCTGAAATCACTGTTGCTGTGGCATTAAATTGCCATAATATGCAGTTTCAAGTGATTAATGCGGGTGTAGAAATCCCTAGTTCGGAATTACCCCATATTTTTGACAAATTCTACCGCATTCCCAGTAATGACCCGTGGAAGCAAGGCGGTACAGGCTTAGGATTGGCATTAGTCCAGAAATTAATTAAGCAATTAGAAGGAACAATTGAGGTAGACAGCAGGTCAAATCGTACTTGTTTTATGGTGCAATTACCATTGCAGCGTCAGGGATAAAAGGGAGTATAATTATACCAGTTTCTTACTAAGAAATTGCTGCTCCCCTTGGACAAGAACAAAATTTATTTGCAGGTATCTGAAATATTTAGCTAAGATGCGTCACAATTAATACTGCCACCAACATTCACTGGTGAAACCACAATCTCTTGTAGGTCTACTGTAGGCAGGGGCAGTTAATTGTGGCACTTTGGATATTAGTGGCTAGAAGCACCTTGGAACGGGAATAAAGGAACTTCCACTATGCTGATTTGCCCTCAGTGTAAATTTGAGAACCCCAATGCTAATAAATTTTGCCAAAACTGTGGCACTTCCTTGACTCATCATGCTTGTCATGAATGTGGTACGGAAGTGCCATTACATGCCCAAAGTTGTCATAACTGCGGTGCTGAATGTGGGACAGTTTGGTGGGCAATTGTCACTAAAGAAGAAGGTGGGGACTGGGAATTAGGCAGTTGGCTAGATGATCAGGATGATTTACCAACTTTACCTCTTTCCACGGAATATACTTTACCGCTTGCTGCTAGACCTGTGTTGAAAGCAGGTTCTTACATAGATAAAGAACAACGCTATCAACTGCTAGAACCCTTGGCAATCTTTGATGACAATGCCCAACAAACTGAAGTAGGTGTACGAGTTTTAGATTGTCAGCCGTATCAAATATCACCAATTGGAGCTATTTTAGACAATCAAAACCAAGGATGGCTCACCGTAACAGGTCAAGAAATTGACATTCCTAAATTAGCTAAAGCTTACGTACAATTACAGGCGAAATGTCAAGTAGAAATACCAGCAATCCACGATGCTTGGCAGGAAGGAAATACCCAGGTTCTCTTAATTGAAGACCGTTCTGATTGGCCTTTGTTAATTGATTTGTGGAAAGAAGAGACAACAAGCTCGTTACAAATTTTACATTGGTTTTATCAAATGACCCAACTGTGGGCTGTGTTGGAACCTGTGAGATGTCGCCAAAGTTTGTTG
This window contains:
- a CDS encoding Uma2 family endonuclease, whose protein sequence is MTLAKSSELGITHLPDHTELPESDGTFVKNFQEHPQSLLLTDSITDVLQQLHPDQQFAIGQDSGIYWRLTEPPEKGAEAPDWFYVPNVPPMLNGKFRRSYVLWQEYVAPLIVLEFVSGDGSEERDKTPLTGKFWVYEQAIRVPFYGIYEFSKAAVEVYHLVDGKYQLLPANERGHYSIPPMGVELGIWQGQYKNMAAPWLRWWDTEGNLLLNSDEKSQQLTLQLQQEQQKAERLAEKLRQMGIDPDQL
- a CDS encoding DUF2726 domain-containing protein gives rise to the protein MSLRIKRLINTYEERMLEFLQTCIDENYKIHTQVSLCQFCEMNGYLDLELRRFFFSSNVDALITDKDYKPCLVVEFQSSYHDSLEARERDLKKATLLTRAGIPFLYSRVKDFGLLQLYSQSEKVVFNLFTGDGRENARNLIRKYYTPSIFVNV
- a CDS encoding PAS domain-containing sensor histidine kinase produces the protein MSLNQRSLWHQTHTQQDTLSASPARLELVPERTSDLELYTADMLRRTQAELHWYRSLYEHTPAIYLSVNAAGIILSINQFGANLLGYKPEELIKTSVFNLLELSDRQRLSETFIELFSAVYPNHSIKAEYRLHCPDSKITQVKTTLKILPDGEYPEKSPVILMVCEEIRQPEVSQATNQTAKQVQLAEMESLTHLKEEFLSTVSHELRTPLTNMKMAIQMLGIALQPEQNFVQEMAKPPAERSKAARYFAILDNECEREINLINNFLDLQRLDSNAQPWVLETIQVQQWLRRVVELFHARNRGICKQKIHLRIAPHLPPLVCDPFSLERIFIELLTNACKFSPPEAEITVAVALNCHNMQFQVINAGVEIPSSELPHIFDKFYRIPSNDPWKQGGTGLGLALVQKLIKQLEGTIEVDSRSNRTCFMVQLPLQRQG
- the thiC gene encoding phosphomethylpyrimidine synthase; the encoded protein is MRKEWVAKRRGQSNVTQMHYARQGVITEEMHYVAQRENLPADLIREEVARGRMIIPANINHTNLEPMAIGIASKCKVNANIGASPNSSNLQEEVDKLQLAVKYGADTVMDLSTGGGNLDEIRTAIINASPVPIGTVPVYQALESVHGRIENLTADDFLHVIEKHAQQGVDYQTIHAGILMEHLPLVRSRITGIVSRGGGILARWMLHHHKQNPLYTHFHDIIEIFKKYDVSFSLGDSLRPGCTHDASDAAQLAELKTLGQLTRKAWEHNVQVMVEGPGHVPMDQIEFNVRKQMEECSEAPFYVLGPLVTDIAPGYDHITSAIGAAMAGWYGTAMLCYVTPKEHLGLPNAEDVRNGLIAYKIAAHAADIARHRPGARDRDDELSKARYNFDWNRQFELSLDPERAKEYHDETLPADIYKTAEFCSMCGPKFCPMQTKVDADALTELEKFLAKEAVVQG
- a CDS encoding BsuBI/PstI family type II restriction endonuclease, whose product is MTTFLTDSTDINRVHLSSKLNLKQRSELGQFFTPASVARLMARQFSNLSGHISLLDPGAGVGALTAAFVEQLLANPHNVESCLLTAYEIESVFIPALRQCLTECCIALEKIGITANYCLYQKSFIQDISEIDLPLFNQLSNIFTHAILNPPYKKINSQSIERKILSKLGIETVNLYSAFVWLTVLNLSDNGEIVAITPRSFCNGLYFRPFRQAFLQNMVISNIHIFESRSAAFIEDKVLQENIIFHANKTKILPDYVEIAKNVENKLDEFSELRYVPYSQVVDPHDSESFIHIVTNSLEDYLRAQMNRFSSTLDDLGLEVSTGPVVDFRLKSALRTCWDDNSVPLIYPEAIKAGKVCFPPSNPRKAIAITQNSETAKWLVPSGWYVFTKRFSAKEEKRRVVAAVYSPGDSPVIGIENHLNYYHAQGQGMNPDLARGLTAFLNSTLLDSYFRQFSGHTQVNATDLRQLKYPSKDDLIRLGSQIGDSHLDQEQLDQVVHQTLSIMSEAINAIQASKRIEEALAILKAISAPKAQQNERSALCLLALADIRPETPWYQATAPRRRITEMMDWFRDHYGKQYAPNTRETVRRQTMHQFVQMRIVVENSDQPERPINSPKWCYQLHQQALSLIKSYGSEQWEEARHNYAISVTNLLQDRKRNRPIIPVTLPNGQAIQLSSGGQNILIKDILESFCPKFTPGGFVIYVGDAGDKFIINETQKFRELGIEIDTHGKMPDVVVYHKQQDWLILIEAVTSHGPVNLKRRNELKQLFQSSRKGLVFVTAFPSRQEMTRYLAEISWETEVWIADQPDHMIHFNGERFLGPYES
- a CDS encoding rRNA large subunit pseudouridine synthase E — its product is MSNSFRYLIFHKPYGVLSQFTQETPNHSTLKDYIDVPDVYPVGRLDWDSEGLLLLTNDGKLQHRLADPRFGHQRTYWVQVERIPDPDAITKLQRGVEIKDYRTRPAQVRLLTVDPPVGDRHPPIRFRKNVPTAWLEMTLTEGKNRQVRRMTAAVGFPTLRLIRVSIAQLNLDGLQLGQWRDLSASELKLLLNKSSESKTQKSQFS
- a CDS encoding phosphodiester glycosidase family protein, which codes for MLNSKICRRSFLFLGGASLVKGLTWDLPATAQTVQIKKAKINGISFYQTIIDLTDPQTFITIGLAKNATFANTQQKSSGDEEFSKIVSRYRAAVIANGTFFAKNAQKTVMGNMVAGGRFLKYSQWENFGTTLGLRVGNQPEMITARADGKPEWHQHWFSLTCGPRLLRQGQIWLNPGLEGFKDPHVLGKGARTAIGFPADGKKLFLVNFDSSLSLQQTAQAMKTIGCHEAMNLDGGASKALAANNKILVPAGRPLTNVIVVYDAKNPAPAALKQDWMRFQQGDRPKISGV